The DNA segment AACAGCTCCATTTTGAaatcccacaatgcattgctcGATAATATCGGAGCacgtgtgtgtcagtgagcGATATTTGTTCCTGTCGTCTTCTCGTGAGGTATGGGACGCTTACGCTAACTGATAGAATAAAAACTCTCCTACTGTCCCTTTATAAATAGTTATCAgaatgtaaaacataaaaacgaCAAACAGAACAGCAAAGCAGCAAAAATCACAGTTATTAAAGTTGCTTGTTTGCcagttttctgcatattcctcAGTAATTATATCCTTTTCAAATTTTGCTGATAGGTAGACAACAAGAACAGCTCgagctgatttaattttgtCGATCGTCTCACCAAATGTAAAGTTAATCAGTAAAAACTTTGTAATACccacatttttttattacaatcTTCAAACTTCACAATATTCTAGGCCTTGGGGGACATGAGTACCTAGGTTGGCTAAACATATGACGTTGACCTTCACTGTTAGTGCTCAAGGTCAAAATtgactttgaaaataaaatgtaaagaaaccATATTGAGTAATATAGCATATGAAAGGGCATGGAGAGAGCTGTGCAACCCTCTGTACAATGACACCATAACAGGCTGATAACAGtttgtaataaaaacatcaaagttttaGTGTAGGCCTTGTCCTTCAGGGGGAGTAACGCTCTGTGAATCTTCTTGTTTTAATACTATCATGGTGCCGTGAATCTGTAAGTCAGTGGAGTAGCCAGCTCCCACATTGTGATGTTTATCTTTCATTAGCCATGATTTTATAAGACACcagattaaatgtttaaaataattaaatgagaGGTAGTCTGAAAATTTCCTACACGTACCTTAATAGATGCATATGCACAGCCTGTAGAGCTTAAGGTTTGGCACTGATTACATAAAAAGGACAaataacctttattttatttgaatgcaGTTTTCCCAGATTCATATGAGCACAAATGGAAATTAAACTATGTCAGTaagtgaattttatttatttacttatttacatACTTAAGTAAGTATatctaaaagcaaaaaaaaaaaaattaaaaaaggtaTCTCTTCAGCTTAGGTTTAAAAACGTTCAGAGTCGATGCTTGCCTGAGGTCACTCGAGAGAAATTCCAAAGTCCTGGTGCAATGACAGCAAAGGTATGACCCCATTTTAAGATAAGGCTCAACCAGCAGATGGTCAGAAGTGATTGAGAAGTACCTGCAGTAACATCCTAACTTTCTTTAATGCTTCTAATTTTTAGTCAgacttcaataaaaaaaaaacaaaaaaaaaactttaaagcgTTTGCACTTTTAGAAACACTTTTTTTATTAGCACAGTGAGACAAAAGCAGAGTGCTGCTGTAAAGACAGAAATCTGAGGTTTCAaacaagtttatttttgtttcataaataaaatacttgaACAGTCTTTTAAGGTTTGAGGCACTTTGTTGTATGAAAACAGCGAAGGCAGGATTAACCATTACTATGAAAGCAATTatagaaacagaaaagaaaaggtaaTAATCTCATTTAACATGCCAAGACTTAGGAGCTTATTGAATAGCTAAGGACAGGATTTTTACTATAGCCTATGTCTATGCTGTATGTTCCCAGCTGCAAAGCATGCATCATCTGCTTCAGATTGCATAGAATCAGTATTTAGTGTATTTTCTATTTACTTACCTCTTTCTGTTCAAATGTGACACTGCAAGGCTTTGGGACACATTGATTGGCGGCCACACTAAGAAGATTTAAAGCCTTCCGTGTCAaacagttatatatatataattttacatttaattttcttGAGGGGACACTCATCCATACTACATCcagaaatacttctaattttaAACATGCATctttctaataataataacattcaTCATTCTTCAGAATGAGCCATTGTGCATGTGTACAGTGTCTTAGACTGCATTTTCAGGTTTAGATCCAGTTGTgtcttttcaaagtaaaatttcTTCAAATCAGTCACGGTAAttagcttgaagcagtctgttTATGCTTTGACATTTTATTTGGAAGTAGATGAATAAACTGAGTAAGCATTTGTTAGCCTATAACCAAAATCTATGGCAAGCACAATATGACACGCTACAGTAACAAAGGAGATTTATGATACTGGAGTTAATAATTCCTtcgtgtttattttttattccccCAAATTGTCTTCCTACTTTGTACTTCTTTAAAATAGCGAGACTGAAATTTCACTTGTTATCGTCCAAAGTTGTATCTCACACAAACACTTACTCCACCTGGGTCACTTTGAAATTCTGGGGACTTGATAGTTTTTACTGTTATCAACTAAAGGAAATTTATCACTAGATCCAGACAGAAGTCTTCCCGTTTTTTACAATGGATGCAGCCTTCTCTGTGGCTGACTTGGGTCTTGCTCCTTGTTTCTCTTGGACTGTATTAACTCGATTCTGCTCAGCCATAGTGCCTCCCGACACAGGACTACTGGTTCTGGAGGTTTGTTGGTTGTTTTTGGTTTGGTAGGTTTGAAAAGCCATATCAAGCTGCTCTTGTGCAACCCGTAGATGCCGGTGCAGACTTGCAAGATCAGAGGGGATATTCTCATCTGGGCTGGTGCACTGCTGCTCCTGGgccacattggccatattttgCTCATGTGTGATGAGGCTGTTGGGGATCCTGGTAGGCTTTTCTGTCTTCATCACAAGATTGTACCCTGGAGGGGACGCTGGGATGTTACGGGAGAATGGGTAGCCGTATGACATCCGCTGGCCACGGTTCCTCTTCATGCGAAGAGTATCCCGAAAAGTGCCAATCCCCAAGTGAAGCATCTCACAGACATTTAGCACGAGACAAAGACAGCTTACCACATACATAATTAGGAGGAAGATTGTTTTTTCTGTGGGCCTGGAGATGAAACAGTCCACTCTGTGTGGGCAGGGCACCCTGTTGCATACATACGAAGGATTAACTCGAAAACCATAAAGGAGGTACTGTCCAGCAAGGAAAGCAATTTCAAAAATGGCTCGTGACATGAGTTGGAGGACATAGATTCTCATCAGGCCTTCTTGCATTATTTTTCTGCGGCCATCATATTTTGGTGGGTCTTTGCTAGTACTGCTTACTGGTTCAGGTTTGGCCTCCTGCACCTCCAGTGTATCCTCATAGATCATTGGCTCCGCATcgtcatcttcctcctcctctaagACTTCCTGCAGATGGTggctctctctccatctcaAGTGAGGAGGTGGCTTTTTGCGAAGTCTTTGCTGCTTCCTGTGCTCCTCCTCTGAACTTCGGGCAATCTTGTGGATGGCATAACCCATGTACATGACAGAGGGAGTGGAGATCATGATGATCTGGAAGACCCAGAAGCGAACATGCGAGAGGGGAGCGAATGCGTCATAGCATACATTGTCACAGCCTGGTTGCTTGGTGTTGCAGGTGAACTTGGTCTGCTCGTCCGAGTAGATGGACTCACCTCCGACTGCTGTGAGCACAATGCGAAAGATGATGAGCACAGTCAGCCACACTTTCCCCACGAAGGTGGAGTGGTTGTGGATCTCTTCCAGGAGGCGAGTGAGAAAGCTCCAGCTCATGTTGCTCTAAGAAGCTTTTCAACTAGAATctgtcaaaaagaaaataagataagtaataattaaatgcaagtAAGGAACTATTCAAGAGATGTTTTGGACTGATGATgtgaacattttacattttagcaaaCTGTCATTTAGAACTCTAGTCTTTGACTAATCAACCCATTGTATTCATTGTGTGGTGTTCTCTAACTAAAATGGTTTTAAGTGACAATTAAATGAATCTTTTTTTACTCTTCTGTATAAAGATACAATtacaaaaaatatacaaaaatagtattaaaaaaaatcccacagctTTTTAGATCCCAGGAAGACGATGACAAGAAAACAAACCCAGAAGTAATTTACAGTCCCTGAACAGCAAAGCATCTGAGTTTCCTTAAACTTAAGACCAAATTGTAgtcttaaaatattttctgttaatGAAGTTATAGCTGAGAAGTGTGGTGTTATTTTTTAAGAGAAAGGCAATTATtgcaaattaattttaattttatgatAAAGGTGTTTCACTGATTTTGTTGCTCTCAAAATCTCAGATTTAAACAGTCACTTTGCAAGCGTACTTGCCGAAACATACAGTATGGACGTGCGACCAGCTCACTTGGCTACTTCTTTTTATAAAGGATATTTCTCTTTTCAAGTGATTGCACAGCCACAAATAAACAAAGGCTTGCGTTGATGCATAGGGTAAAGTCATTAGGACACCCTGGAATAGTTTTTGAAATGGTTGAAATAGTACAAAATAGCTCAGGGaagattaaaagacaaaaagaaagcaTTCCATCAGCCAAACAAATAAACGCACCATCAATCATTTGACTAGACAGAACAAAACCGATTGCTACAAGAAAAGAACTCGAGCCAGTTCGGAAACCAAAGAGCGCCTCTTCAGAAACATACTGCAAGCTTTGTTTTAAAACTCCATGCCAATGGTCCTACACAGAAATGAGATCTCACAGTGTCATACTCTTCTCATAGCCTGCATCACAACTGACTCAGTGAGGCAGCTGTAATGGGGGGGAAACAGCGTAGTACTTCTGTCCCTTCATTCATGGTTCATGGTGATCTCATGAATGCAACACTGCATTCCCCAGCGTGTGATGTGCCATCTCTGCTGCCATCTGAGAGAACAGGAGAGGCTTGTTGCTCCGCCACGAGGCCTCCCCTCCAGATGCAGCACTGCTGACGCTGGGGAGGGCTACGGCGTCATGGAGGCAGATGGCACCTATGGTGGGCAGTTCACGTCTGCCCCAGGATGGCATGACAGAAGGGCTGTTTCATGTAGGATGCAATGAATTTGCTGTGTATCTTAACATCAACCTTATTCTTACAACAATTCCTATACATTTACGCTCGCTTCTGATGTGCTTTGAAAACCGTTTTAGAAAATGTAATATCAGTTTTGTGCGGTTTTGTTTGTATTGCAGGGCTGCAGCAATTTCAGCCCAACATGCCCCTTGAGTTTTAAATGTCTGTGGAACCTGATAGATTTTCTTAGGATATTTTTTAGGATAAATATAAATTGGCCTACAGTAGCAGTAGAGTAAGTATATtcaactatttttattaattacatGTAAATGTCGCCTTAAGTAAAATTTAAGGTTggatatttaatttaatttaatttaatttaatttaatttaatgctgtaatatttttccaaatcattaaaaaagaggaagagtTTCCATGTTTTTTGTCAAATGTCCCAGAAGCTGTTTATTGTGCAAATAACAGGGAGGTATTTAGTGAAGCAGTTAGAGGTAGTTATATAGGAAGTTatacaaaatattaaaatgcgTGGTTTATGCACCTTGACAATAATGTTTTTCATAAAACCATATTATGAAAGGGAATTCTGGCTAAATTAGAGTAgtatcttaaaatatttttagtgACGAGCTTCCTCTCGGATTGGGACATATTTTTCTGTTGGGGTTAGCTGTTACACCGCGGCACTGTACACTATAAAACAACTGCTACACATTTTTCCATTTAGTTGCTTTGCATATGCCAGAGTGTTTGATATTTGAAAGACTGCTGCAGTAGCGTCAAAATGTCTTTCAGCAaggttttttttcagaaaaacgTCCACGCAAACACATCCATGCTGCCATGATGCAAGACTGTAGTTGAACAAATACTAAAATACCTAGTTGGTTTAGACTAGGGAAGAAAGTCGGCTAAAAACAACTCACCTGGAAAAGTTGCACATGTTTTCCCCATCCTGAAGGTCTCCTTTGCCCTTTCTAGATATCCCCTCCACAGTCTGATCCATGGAATACCACTTCCATCCTAATGTCCTGGCCTTCTCCGTCTTACTAATCACTTCCAGAAtcacaaaaaaataagaaaaatgactAAACCTGTTGAACTGGAATATCTTTTCATCCCGTTTTCCACTCTGTTAAGAAGTGAAGTCTCGCCGTTGTGAATGCCTCACATTCTAGCCTGTGTCTGGTTTCTATTA comes from the Oreochromis aureus strain Israel breed Guangdong linkage group 18, ZZ_aureus, whole genome shotgun sequence genome and includes:
- the gjc2 gene encoding gap junction protein gamma 2 — protein: MSWSFLTRLLEEIHNHSTFVGKVWLTVLIIFRIVLTAVGGESIYSDEQTKFTCNTKQPGCDNVCYDAFAPLSHVRFWVFQIIMISTPSVMYMGYAIHKIARSSEEEHRKQQRLRKKPPPHLRWRESHHLQEVLEEEEDDDAEPMIYEDTLEVQEAKPEPVSSTSKDPPKYDGRRKIMQEGLMRIYVLQLMSRAIFEIAFLAGQYLLYGFRVNPSYVCNRVPCPHRVDCFISRPTEKTIFLLIMYVVSCLCLVLNVCEMLHLGIGTFRDTLRMKRNRGQRMSYGYPFSRNIPASPPGYNLVMKTEKPTRIPNSLITHEQNMANVAQEQQCTSPDENIPSDLASLHRHLRVAQEQLDMAFQTYQTKNNQQTSRTSSPVSGGTMAEQNRVNTVQEKQGARPKSATEKAASIVKNGKTSVWI